The Vicingus serpentipes genome includes the window GTTCTCCTTTGTTTTACGATAAAGGGAATGAACAAATTCTATTTACATCTCCAATTAGTGGAGAAGTTGTGGAGATTAATAGAGGAGACAAGAGAAGACTTTTAGAAGTAAAAGTTAAGGCAGATGGCGCTAATCAATTTGAAACTTTTAAACAAGGTGACCCAAATTCACTTTCAAAAGAAGAGATTTTGGCTACCATACTAAAAAGTGGTGTTTGGCCATTTTTCCGTCAACGACCTTATGATGTAATTGCAAATCCTAGTGATTCTCCTAAAGCGATTTACATTACAGCTATGGATACAGCTCCTTTAGCTCCAGATTATGATTTTGTAATGCATGGACAAGATGAATTGTTTCAAATAGGTTTAGATGCTATAGCCAAATTAACGGATGGTAAAGTTCATTTAAATGTAAATGGAAATGACAACCCTGACGATGCTTATAAAAAAGCTAAAAACGTTCAAATAAATAAAATTTCAGGACCACATCCAGCAGGAAATGTTGGTGTTCAAATTCATCATATTGATCCTGTTAATAAAGGAGAAGTTGTTTGGACACTTAAATCTCTAGATGTATTAACAATTGGTAAATTATTTAAAGAAGGAAAATTTGATGCTTCTAGAGTAATATCATTTGTTGGTTCTAAAGTAAATGCACCTAAGTATGTAAGAACAATATTAGGAGCAAATATTTCAGGAATTGTTACTGGAAATGTTGAAGACGGAGGGCGATACATTAGTGGTAACCCATTATCTGGTAAACAAATTCCAGAAAATGGATATTTAGGATTTTACGATTATCAATTAACAGTTTTACCTGAGGGTGGAAATACGCAATTCTTTGGTTGGTTACCTTTCACAGGATTAAATAAATTTAGTTTATCTAGAACTGCATTGTCATTTTTAACTCCAAATAAAACGTATGATTTAAATACTAACGTTAACGGAGAAGAGAGAGCTTATGTTGTTACAGGAGAGTATGAAAAAGTATTCCCTATGGATATTTACCCTGTGCAACTAGTTAAATCAATGATGATAGAGGATATTGATAAAATGGAAGCACTTGGAGTTTATGAAGTAGCTCCAGAAGATTTTGCACTTTGTGAATTTGCTTGTACATCAAAAATTGAAGTACAGCGAGTTGTAAGAGAGGCATTAGATTTAGTAAGAAAAGAATGTAGTTAATTATTATAACGACTTTATTAAAATAGAATAAATGAAGGCATTAGAGCAATTTATGCAAAAAATGAAACCGAAAGCTGACGGAAAATTTCCTTTAGCTCATGCGGTTTGGGATGGTACATATACCTTCTTGTTTGTTCCAGGGCATACAAATCATAACGGAACACACATTAGAGATTCAATTGACTTAAAAAGAACCATGATTATGGTTGTTTTAGCGTTAATTCCAAGTTTGTTATTTGGAATATATAACGTCGGTCATCAACATTTTTTAGCTATTGGAGAAATGGCTGAGTTTATGGATAAATTCCTTTACGGAGCTCTAAAAGTTTTACCTATTGTAATTATATCTTACGGAGTGGGGCTAGGTGTAGAATTTGTATTTGCAGCCATTAATAAGCATGCAATACAAGAAGGTTTCTTAGTCTCAGGTATGTTAATACCTTTAATCATGCCAGTAGATGTGCCATTATGGATGGTTGCTGTAGCTACAATTTTTGCAGTAGTTATTGGTAAAGAAGTATTTGGTGGTACAGGAATGAATGTAGTAAATGTTGCTTTAGTAGCAAGAGCATTTTTATTCTTTGCTTATCCTACTAAAATGTCAGGAGACAAAGTATGGATTAGTTTAGGAGATGGAACAGCTGTAGATGGATTTTCTGGTGCTACACCTCTAGGTAAAGCAGTTGAAGGTGGTGTAGAAGCAATTCCTTCTATAATGGATTCTATTATTGGTTTAATACCTGGTTCAATTGGTGAAACTTCTGTTATTGCAATCGGTTTAGGAGCTTTAATATTAATACTTACAGGTATTGGTAGCTTTAGAATTATGCTTTCTATGTTTGTTGGTGGTTTATTAACAGGATTAGTTTTTAATGCTGTAGGTGGAAACCCTTATTTAGAAGTTCCAGCTTTACATCAATTAATGTTAGGTGGTTTTGCTTTTGGAGCTGTATTTATGGCTACCGATCCAGTTACTGCTTCACAAACTGCTAAAGGTAAAATAGTTTATGGTTTATTAATAGGTATTATAGCAATGCTAATTAGAGTTGCTAATCCAGCTTATCCGGAAGGAGTTATGTTGGCTATTCTTATAGGAAATGTATTTGCACCTTTAATTGATCACGTAGTAGTTAATGCAAATATTAAAAAGAGATTAAAAAGAGTTAAAATAGCTTAGTTATGGCAGTAAATAGAGATAGTAACGTATATACAATAATTTTTGCTACTATAATGGTAGTGGTTGTTGGTGGATTATTAGCTTTTGTTTCGATGGGATTAAAACCTCTTCAAAGTGCTAATGTATCAAACGAAAAAATGCAAAATATTTTACAAGCCATTGGTATTGAAGAAACAGATGGAGTTTCTAGAGAAGATGCAGGAAAAATGTTTAATGATTTTGTAAAAAGAAGAATTACAATAAACTATAATGGAGAAATTGTAAGTGATAAAACTTCTGAAGATGCAATTGATCCTACAGATAAATTAGATGCGTTTAACATTAATTTAAGAAAAGAATATTCTAAATATGTTAAGCCAATAATGAATACATATAAAGGTGATGATGCTAAAATTCAAGAAGCATTAGGAGCTTCAGAAGATATTCATTTTCCAATATTTGTTTGTGAAAACCAAGGTAAAATGTATTATGTAGTTTCTGCTAGTGGTAAAGGTTTATGGGATGATGTTTGGGGTTATTTAGGCTTAAATGATAATGCATCGGCAATTACGGGGTCGGTTTTTGACCACAAAGGTGAGACTCCTGGATTAGGTTCAAAAATTACCGAAGACTGGTTTCAAGATCAATTTATTGGAAAAACTATTGAAGAAAATGGTGCTTTTGCTCCAATAAAAGTTAAAAAACCAGGAAATGAATTAAATGAACATCAAGTTGATGGTATTTCGGGAGCAACATTTACAGGTGTTGGTGTTGAAGAAATGCTATCTAGAAACTTAAATGTTTATTACAGATTCTTTAAAGGTAATCCTGAATTTACAGGAACTAAAATTATTGAAGAACCTATTATAGAAGAAGTATTGAATGATTCAACTTTGATTAATTTAAACGATTCTTCAGTTGTTTTAAGTGTTATTGATTCAATTTAAAAAATAATCGCTAAACGTAAATTTAAATTAAAATGAGCGAAACAAAATCAGAATCTTTATTTTCTAAGAAAAATAAAGCTTTAATCACAAATCCATTAAACAAGATTAACCCTGTTACAATCCAGGTGTTAGGTATCTGTTCAGCTTTAGCTGTAACAGTACAAATGGATAACGCAATAGTTATGTCAGTTGCGGTAACTGCCGTTCTTGTATTAGGAAACTTAATTGTTTCTTTAATGAGAAATGTAATACCAAGCAAAATTAGAATTATCGTTCAATTGGTAATTGTAGCAGGTTTGGTTATTATAGTTGACCAAGTTTTAAAAGCTTATGTATATGATGTTTCTAAAAAACTATCTGTATTCGTAGGTTTAATTATTACTAACTGTATTATCATGGGACGTCTTGAAGCTTTCGCATTAGGAAACAAACCATGGGCATCTATTTTAGATGGTGTAGGTAATGGTTTTGGATATGGTTTAGTTTTAATAGTTGTTGCTTTTTTCAAAGAGTTATTTGGTTCTGGAGCATTAACAATTCCAGGATTCGAAAAGTTTGAAATATTTAAGGCAATAGGTATTTATGACATGGGGTATATGGATAACGGATTAATGTTATTACCTCCATCATCATTATTTATTGTAGGTATTTATATTTGGGTTCAGAAGTATAGAAATCCAGATTTAATTGAAAGCTAATTATAACTTATTATATAAAAGAAATGGAATACATTAATATATTTATAAAAAGTGCCTTTATTGATAATATGATATTTACATTCTTCTTTGGAATGTGTTCATATTTGGCAGTATCTAAAACAGTTAAAACTGCAGTAGGTTTAGGATCAGCAGTAATCTTTGTATTAGTAGTGACTATACCAATCAATTACCTTTTAGAAACATACGTATTAGCAGAAGGTGCTTTGTCATGGTTAGGCGAAGAATATGCAACAATGGACTTAAGCTTTTTAAGTTTTATAATGTTTATTGCTGTAATTGCTTCTATTGTTCAATTAGTAGAAATGTTAGTTGAGAAATTTTCTCCATCACTTTATGGAGCATTAGGTATTTTCTTACCACTTATTGCTGTAAACTGTGCAATTTTAGGAGCAGCATTATTTATGCAACAAAAACAATTTGCTAATATAGGAGAGGCTACGGTATATGGTCTTGGATCTGGATTTGGTTGGTTTTTAGCAATAGTATTAATTGCTGCAATTAGAGAAAAAATTAAATACTCACATATTCCTGCTCCAGTAAGAGGAGTTGGTATGGCATTTATACTAACTGGTTTAATGGGCTTGGCTTTCTTAGGCTTTTTAGGTTTTGAACTTTAATATATTTTTTAGATAGATATTATGGATACTAGTGTAATAATAATAACAATCGTTGTTTTTTTAATTGTAGTTCTTGCGCTTACAAGTGTATTATTGTTTGCAAAAGCTAAATTAATGCCTTCAGGTAAAATTAAAATTAACATAAACAACGGAGAAAGAGAAATTGAAGTAGATGGTGGTGATACACTATTAAATACTTTGAGTGGTCAAGGTATATTTTTACCTTCTGCTTGTGGAGGTGGTGGTACATGTGTTCAATGTGTATGTCAAGTTCATAGTGGTGGAGGGTCAATTTTACCTACTGAAATTCCAAACTTTACTCGTAAAGAAATCGCAACAAACCATCGTTTAGGCTGTCAGGTAAAAGTGAAAGAGGATATGGAGATTGAGATTGAAGAAGAAATACTTGGTATTAAAGAATGGGAAGCAACTGTTGTTTCAAATTACAATGTAGCTACTTATATCAAAGAGTTTATTGTTGAGATTCCAGAAGATATGGATTACAAAGCAGGTGGGTATATTCAGATTAAAATACCACCATGTACTGTTAAATTTTCAGATATGGATGTTAAAGCACATCCACAAGATCATCCAGGAGAACCAGATAAATTTGAAAAAGATTGGGCTGAAGGTCCATTTGCTATCAGAAACTTAGTAATGAAAAATGACGAAGAAGTTGTTAGAGCATATTCTATGGCTTCTTACCCTGCTGAAGGACGTAGAATTATGTTAAATGTTAGGGTTGCCGCTCCTCCTTTCGATAGAGCAAAAAATACATGGATGGATGTTAATCCTGGAGTTGCTTCATCTTATATCTTTAATCAAAAAGTTGGAGATAAAGTAATAGTTTCTGGTCCTTATGGAGAATTCTTTATCAATGATTCAGATGCTGAAATGTTGTATGTCGGAGGTGGAGCTGGAATGGCTCCAATGAGATCTCATTTGTATGAATTATTTAAAACGCTTAAAACAGGCCGAAAAGTGACTTATTGGTATGGAGGTCGTTCTAAAGGTGAATTATTTTATATCCATTACTTTAGAGATTTAGAAAAAGATTTTCCAAACTTTAGATTTTTCATGGCTTTATCAGAACCTATGGAATCTGATAACTGGAAAGTAATGAAAGATATTGATGATAAAGAAGGAGATGGTTTCGTTGGCTTTATTCATAATGTTGTAATAGAACAATATTTAAATAAGCATGAAAATCCAGAAGATTTAGAATTGTATTTCTGTGGTCCTCCAATGATGAACAATGCAGTTCAAAAAATGGGTGAAGACTTTGGTTTGGCTGATGAGAACATAAGATTTGATGACTTTGGAGGTTAATTAATCTACATGATTTTTAATAAAAAAAGGTTCTATTATTTAGAGCCTTTTTTTATTTTTAAAATAGTTTATAGTTAAACTATTTTTTAATGGTAACTTATGTTATACTATTTCGTATTATAGCTAATTATGAAAAGGTTTTTATTATTTACATACTTATTTATATTTCCAATGTTAATCTTCTCTCAAGTAAACTTTACAGGTTATCTTGTAGATGAAGAGAATAATAAGATGAGAGATGTTACCATTAATCTTTATGAGGATAATAATCTTGTTTCTTCAGATAAGTGGGCTAAAAAGTTTTCTTATGACCTTGAATTGGAAAAATATTATACTCTAGAATTGATTAAAGAGGGTTTTATACCTAAAAGAGTAGCTATATCAACGTTTGAGGGAGATAAAGGTGCAGACCCCTTTATGTTTGTTATGGAATTATTAAAAAAGCGTGAAGGTGTTGATGAGTCTGATTTAGATTTTCCTTCAGCCTTGATTGAATATAAAAAGAGTAAAGGAAGTTTCAATTTTAATGTACCATACTCGAAAAGTATTAAAAAAGAACAATCAGAAGTCCTAAATGTTGAAGATTAAAAACCTGATTTTTTCATGAACATTTTAACTTTTAAATGTTCAGGGGAATCTTTTCTATAAAACTCTAATTTTTCTTCAAACATCTTCTCTTGGTTTACATTTTTCGTAAAAAAAGTTCTGAGCTCTTCTGTCGAAAGAGAATCAGATCTTAAATTTTCTTCAACGAATTCAGCGTTAACAGCTTGAATGTAGAATTCATTTTTTCCAGTCCATCCATATTTTAAAAACATATATTTACCATTGTCAGATTCTATATTAAATATAGTTATAGCATCAATCTCTGTTGCATAAGCTCTAAATTTATTACTTCCTTTTAATCGGTTTTTTGAATCAAATTCCTTGTGTGAAATTCCTACAACTGATTTTGCTAGTTTTTCTATACTTAGTTCCTCTCTTGAATAATCATCATGGTATGAAACCCAGTTATCAATTAAGTTTTTGTCAACTTTAAGCGATTCCTCATAAGTATTAAGTTCAACATCACTTTGATAAGGGCAACCCATTAAAATAGTACTTAATAAAATTAGAATAAAACTATATTTCATACGATTATCAGTTATTAATTAGCGAATATTAAAAATAGATAATATTTTTGAGAAAAATAGGAATTGTGAATTTTGAAAATATAAGATCATATAACAATAGTGAATATTTGCCTGTAATTAATCGTTTGTTAGAAGAACCGGTATTCTTAGAAGCAATAAATTCATACTTTGAAGATTATTCAATAATAGAGCTTAAAGAACAGTTGTTGTCATATAGAACAATAAATGAGTTTCAATCTAATTTTGTATGTCGTTTTATTTATGAAATAGAAAAACGATCAATTTCACAAATAACTTTTAAAGGTTTAGAAAATATAAATGAAGAGAAAGGTGCTCGTTTGTTTATTTCAAATCACAGAGATATTGTTTTGGATTCTGCGCTAATTAACTTTGGTCTTGATAAATACAAGATGAACACATGTGAAATAGCAATTGGTAGTAATTTGCTAGGTATTCCTTGGGTAAAAGATTTAGTTAGACTGAATAAAAGTTTTATTGTTCAACGTAATGTTCCAAAACAAGAGATGTTAGCTGCTTCAATACAACTATCATCTTATATTCAGTATACTTTATTAGAAAATAAACAGTCGATATGGATAGCTCAAAGAGAAGGGCGAGCTAAAGATGGTAATGATAAAACAAATCCAGGTGTGCTAAAAATGTTTGCTTTAAGTTCTGATATAAATCTGATTGATTTTTATAAAAATATGAACATAACACCTGTGAGTATTTCTTATGAATATGACCCATGCGATGAATTGAAAATTACTGAATTACTAGCCAAGGAAAATGGTGAGAGCTATGTGAAAAGACCTAATGAGGATGTTCAGCATATGGTTAGAGGAATTCAAGGAAAAAAAGGGAATATTAAAATTACCTTTTCAAATTTGATAAATGATCGAATAGAAGAGTTTAGAGATATAACAAATAGAAATGAGATAATTAAGCGAATTGCTTCAATAATAGATAAAGAAGTTTATTTAAATTATCATTTATGGCCTACAAACTATATTGCTTATGATTTATTGAATAACTCAAATGAGTTTAAGTCTAAATATACATTCAATAAAAAAGAAGATTTTATTTGTTATGTTAAAGAAAAACTAACTTCAATAAATCAAAATAATGATGATGCAAGAAGATTGTTTTTGAGTATGTATGCAAATCCTGTTAAAAACCGATTAGAAGCATTATCCTAACCCAGGAAGAATACTCATTGCAGCTTGACTCATTTCTCCTTGCTCAACTCTAGTAGCTTGTTCTAACGCTCTATTAGAAGCTTGTGTAATTGCAGACTCTATTTCTTGTTTAGTTGCAGATTGATGAAAATTATCAAGTAAAGTTATTTCTTTAATGGTTCTATTGCCGGTAGCAATAACTCTACAAATACCTCCGTCTGCTTCACCTATAACAGTTATTTTATCCAGTTTAGCTTTAATTTCTTCTAATTGCTCTTGCATGGCTCCCATTTTACCAAGCATTTTTTTATTAAAAAAATTCCCTAACATATTAATTGTATTTTTTATTTAAAAATAGCAAGGTTACAAGCCAAATTACTAGACTCAATCCTGCAACAATTTTCATTACTAATGATTCTTTACCTTCAAAAAAATAAGTTATTCCCATAGCAATAATTAAAGTTAAAACGACAATAATTTTGATTTTATCTTTTTGAAGCATAGATTTATTTTTGATCAAAATTAACAAAATGAGGGTAACATTTGTGAATAAGTATTAAGCTTTTTATCTATAAAAACAAGTAATTCATAGGAATATTGATTAATTTTGTGGAGTATTGATTATGAATTAGTTATATCTAAAATGATGAAAAAAATACTTTTAATATTTAATTTTTTGCTTTTAAGTATTACGATAATAAATGCTCAAAATTATTTTACGGCATATAAAAATGGAGAAAAGAGTTTTGCTAATCAAGACTATACCAATGCAATAATTGAATTTACTAAAGTACTTGAATCTAAAAACGATCATGATAGAGCGTTAAACTATAGAGGTTTAAGTTATGAAAATACTAATGATTTAGATAAAGCAGTTTTGGATTTCAAACAAGCTATAACATTTAAATCAAAAGAAGCTGAATACTATTTAAATTTAGGAAGAGTATATTTTAAATTAAATAAGTTTACTGAAGCTGAAGCTGAATTAGTTAAAGCAATCGATAATGATAAGAAACTTGAAGAAGCTTATGAATATAGAACTTTAGCATTGATTGCCTTGAAAAAATTTACTGAAGCAGTTTCTAATGCTGATGATGCTATTTCAAAAATTAAGAGTAGTAATAATTATTATTTAAAAGGAATATCTCAAGATAGCTTAATGAATTATAAAGATGCTGCTTATAGTTTTAGTAGAGCAATATTTTATTCCAAAGAATCTGTTGAAGCTCATTTAGGTTTAGCTCATGCTAATCTTAAAATGGACATGTTTGATAAAGCTCTAGAAGTATGTGATAAGGGGCTTTTATTAGATCCAAAAAATGTTAAGGGTTTATTATTAAGATCAGAGATTAATCTTGGAGCAAACAAAACTCAGCAGGCTTTAGATGATATTTCAAAAATAATAGCTCTACATCC containing:
- a CDS encoding NADH:ubiquinone reductase (Na(+)-transporting) subunit D; translation: MSETKSESLFSKKNKALITNPLNKINPVTIQVLGICSALAVTVQMDNAIVMSVAVTAVLVLGNLIVSLMRNVIPSKIRIIVQLVIVAGLVIIVDQVLKAYVYDVSKKLSVFVGLIITNCIIMGRLEAFALGNKPWASILDGVGNGFGYGLVLIVVAFFKELFGSGALTIPGFEKFEIFKAIGIYDMGYMDNGLMLLPPSSLFIVGIYIWVQKYRNPDLIES
- the nqrF gene encoding NADH:ubiquinone reductase (Na(+)-transporting) subunit F, with translation MDTSVIIITIVVFLIVVLALTSVLLFAKAKLMPSGKIKININNGEREIEVDGGDTLLNTLSGQGIFLPSACGGGGTCVQCVCQVHSGGGSILPTEIPNFTRKEIATNHRLGCQVKVKEDMEIEIEEEILGIKEWEATVVSNYNVATYIKEFIVEIPEDMDYKAGGYIQIKIPPCTVKFSDMDVKAHPQDHPGEPDKFEKDWAEGPFAIRNLVMKNDEEVVRAYSMASYPAEGRRIMLNVRVAAPPFDRAKNTWMDVNPGVASSYIFNQKVGDKVIVSGPYGEFFINDSDAEMLYVGGGAGMAPMRSHLYELFKTLKTGRKVTYWYGGRSKGELFYIHYFRDLEKDFPNFRFFMALSEPMESDNWKVMKDIDDKEGDGFVGFIHNVVIEQYLNKHENPEDLELYFCGPPMMNNAVQKMGEDFGLADENIRFDDFGG
- a CDS encoding Na(+)-translocating NADH-quinone reductase subunit A, giving the protein MSKDVKIRKGTNIKLKGVAEKLYANPVQVSDVVLRPDDFPNLIPKLCVKLGDKVKAGSPLFYDKGNEQILFTSPISGEVVEINRGDKRRLLEVKVKADGANQFETFKQGDPNSLSKEEILATILKSGVWPFFRQRPYDVIANPSDSPKAIYITAMDTAPLAPDYDFVMHGQDELFQIGLDAIAKLTDGKVHLNVNGNDNPDDAYKKAKNVQINKISGPHPAGNVGVQIHHIDPVNKGEVVWTLKSLDVLTIGKLFKEGKFDASRVISFVGSKVNAPKYVRTILGANISGIVTGNVEDGGRYISGNPLSGKQIPENGYLGFYDYQLTVLPEGGNTQFFGWLPFTGLNKFSLSRTALSFLTPNKTYDLNTNVNGEERAYVVTGEYEKVFPMDIYPVQLVKSMMIEDIDKMEALGVYEVAPEDFALCEFACTSKIEVQRVVREALDLVRKECS
- the nqrE gene encoding NADH:ubiquinone reductase (Na(+)-transporting) subunit E, with product MEYINIFIKSAFIDNMIFTFFFGMCSYLAVSKTVKTAVGLGSAVIFVLVVTIPINYLLETYVLAEGALSWLGEEYATMDLSFLSFIMFIAVIASIVQLVEMLVEKFSPSLYGALGIFLPLIAVNCAILGAALFMQQKQFANIGEATVYGLGSGFGWFLAIVLIAAIREKIKYSHIPAPVRGVGMAFILTGLMGLAFLGFLGFEL
- a CDS encoding NADH:ubiquinone reductase (Na(+)-transporting) subunit B: MKALEQFMQKMKPKADGKFPLAHAVWDGTYTFLFVPGHTNHNGTHIRDSIDLKRTMIMVVLALIPSLLFGIYNVGHQHFLAIGEMAEFMDKFLYGALKVLPIVIISYGVGLGVEFVFAAINKHAIQEGFLVSGMLIPLIMPVDVPLWMVAVATIFAVVIGKEVFGGTGMNVVNVALVARAFLFFAYPTKMSGDKVWISLGDGTAVDGFSGATPLGKAVEGGVEAIPSIMDSIIGLIPGSIGETSVIAIGLGALILILTGIGSFRIMLSMFVGGLLTGLVFNAVGGNPYLEVPALHQLMLGGFAFGAVFMATDPVTASQTAKGKIVYGLLIGIIAMLIRVANPAYPEGVMLAILIGNVFAPLIDHVVVNANIKKRLKRVKIA
- a CDS encoding 1-acyl-sn-glycerol-3-phosphate acyltransferase, translating into MRKIGIVNFENIRSYNNSEYLPVINRLLEEPVFLEAINSYFEDYSIIELKEQLLSYRTINEFQSNFVCRFIYEIEKRSISQITFKGLENINEEKGARLFISNHRDIVLDSALINFGLDKYKMNTCEIAIGSNLLGIPWVKDLVRLNKSFIVQRNVPKQEMLAASIQLSSYIQYTLLENKQSIWIAQREGRAKDGNDKTNPGVLKMFALSSDINLIDFYKNMNITPVSISYEYDPCDELKITELLAKENGESYVKRPNEDVQHMVRGIQGKKGNIKITFSNLINDRIEEFRDITNRNEIIKRIASIIDKEVYLNYHLWPTNYIAYDLLNNSNEFKSKYTFNKKEDFICYVKEKLTSINQNNDDARRLFLSMYANPVKNRLEALS
- a CDS encoding YbaB/EbfC family nucleoid-associated protein produces the protein MLGNFFNKKMLGKMGAMQEQLEEIKAKLDKITVIGEADGGICRVIATGNRTIKEITLLDNFHQSATKQEIESAITQASNRALEQATRVEQGEMSQAAMSILPGLG
- the nqrC gene encoding NADH:ubiquinone reductase (Na(+)-transporting) subunit C, with translation MAVNRDSNVYTIIFATIMVVVVGGLLAFVSMGLKPLQSANVSNEKMQNILQAIGIEETDGVSREDAGKMFNDFVKRRITINYNGEIVSDKTSEDAIDPTDKLDAFNINLRKEYSKYVKPIMNTYKGDDAKIQEALGASEDIHFPIFVCENQGKMYYVVSASGKGLWDDVWGYLGLNDNASAITGSVFDHKGETPGLGSKITEDWFQDQFIGKTIEENGAFAPIKVKKPGNELNEHQVDGISGATFTGVGVEEMLSRNLNVYYRFFKGNPEFTGTKIIEEPIIEEVLNDSTLINLNDSSVVLSVIDSI